Proteins encoded in a region of the Streptomyces sp. NBC_01471 genome:
- a CDS encoding cobalt-precorrin-6A reductase codes for MHVLILGGTTEARRVAADLHPGVRVTSSLAGRVARPVLPPGEVRIGGFGGAGGLAQWLREHEVDALIDATHPFAGTISFNAASAAATAHVPLLALRRPGWVAGDADDWHPADSLEQAAAMLPALGHRIFLTTGRMGLAAFAALDGLWFLVRSVDAPLPPHPLHMETLLDRGPFALDGERALLRDHRIDVLVTKDSGGPATAAKLTAAREAGLPVVVVRRPAVPEGVQVAGTPGEAARWVRDLRDTA; via the coding sequence ATGCACGTACTGATACTCGGCGGCACGACCGAGGCCCGGCGGGTCGCCGCGGACCTGCACCCCGGGGTCCGCGTCACCAGTTCCCTGGCCGGACGGGTCGCACGGCCCGTGCTGCCGCCCGGCGAGGTCCGTATCGGCGGGTTCGGCGGAGCCGGGGGACTGGCGCAGTGGCTGCGCGAGCACGAGGTCGACGCGCTCATCGACGCGACCCATCCTTTCGCCGGAACCATCAGTTTCAACGCGGCTTCGGCCGCTGCCACCGCCCATGTTCCCCTGCTCGCCCTGCGCAGACCCGGGTGGGTGGCCGGAGACGCCGACGACTGGCACCCCGCGGACTCGCTCGAACAGGCCGCCGCCATGCTCCCGGCGCTGGGACACCGGATCTTCCTCACCACCGGGCGGATGGGCCTCGCCGCGTTCGCGGCCCTCGACGGACTCTGGTTCCTGGTGCGGTCGGTCGACGCTCCGCTTCCGCCGCACCCGCTGCACATGGAGACACTGCTCGACCGCGGACCCTTCGCCCTGGACGGCGAGCGGGCGCTGCTGCGCGACCACCGGATCGACGTGCTGGTCACCAAGGACAGCGGAGGACCGGCCACCGCCGCCAAGCTCACCGCGGCACGGGAGGCCGGTCTCCCGGTGGTCGTCGTCCGCCGCCCCGCCGTTCCCGAAGGCGTACAGGTCGCGGGGACCCCCGGGGAAGCCGCCCGCTGGGTACGGGACCTGCGCGATACGGCCTGA